The Methanoculleus marisnigri JR1 genome window below encodes:
- a CDS encoding ABC transporter permease produces the protein MADRVPGPNRTLLVAGKEFADHLASRRFTLVLLLFLILCSVSLYEGVEKYSEKLAAYSDGTVPVPKFLGYPGWMPEKPSLLVVFLNLSSQVLSYGPLLAIATGFDLITRERWSGSLKTLLSRPVFRDEIITGKALGGFAALTLAMSIAVLIALALLLLFAIVPSPAELGAILVFWIVSLVYLFTFFSVALLASAVVAESGSALVWSLVAIFVFSSVVPMAGGILTDAVAGTPPDVVDLMSDPHPTEEEWLQYREEEQVYLEQKERVGATIRLLSPQRNYQELSIAITNPRFSMWINPDPFALRTPPRGRTAPRPSRPDCSHLAADRRDACVTGGLLRSGIHPFHTDGHPVTAGRSARPECTHPACRRHPGRVTEYLQNGPYSLFGAFECPDVSMIGTEKV, from the coding sequence ATGGCAGACCGGGTACCCGGTCCGAACCGCACGCTCCTCGTGGCGGGGAAAGAGTTTGCCGATCACCTCGCGAGTCGGCGGTTCACCCTTGTCCTCCTCCTCTTCCTGATCCTCTGTTCCGTCTCCCTCTACGAGGGTGTCGAGAAGTATAGCGAGAAACTCGCGGCATACTCCGACGGTACCGTGCCGGTGCCGAAATTCCTGGGTTACCCCGGCTGGATGCCGGAGAAACCCTCACTCCTCGTAGTCTTCCTCAATCTCTCCTCGCAGGTCCTGAGCTACGGCCCGCTGCTTGCGATCGCGACCGGGTTCGACCTGATCACGCGGGAACGCTGGTCGGGTTCGCTCAAAACCCTCCTTTCCCGTCCGGTTTTCCGCGACGAGATCATCACCGGCAAGGCGCTCGGCGGGTTCGCCGCCCTGACGCTGGCGATGAGCATCGCGGTTCTCATCGCGCTCGCCCTGCTCCTGCTCTTTGCAATTGTCCCCTCACCAGCCGAGCTCGGAGCGATCCTGGTCTTCTGGATTGTTTCGCTGGTGTACCTCTTCACGTTCTTCTCGGTCGCTCTCCTCGCCTCGGCGGTCGTTGCCGAGAGCGGGAGCGCTCTTGTCTGGTCGCTGGTCGCGATCTTCGTCTTCTCCTCCGTCGTACCGATGGCCGGTGGCATCCTTACCGATGCGGTTGCCGGAACGCCGCCGGATGTGGTGGATCTTATGAGCGACCCGCATCCCACCGAGGAGGAGTGGCTGCAGTACCGGGAGGAGGAGCAAGTCTATCTCGAACAAAAGGAACGTGTCGGAGCGACCATCCGCCTCCTCTCGCCACAAAGGAATTACCAGGAACTCTCGATAGCGATCACCAATCCACGGTTCTCGATGTGGATCAACCCGGACCCCTTCGCCTTGAGAACACCCCCCCGGGGAAGAACCGCTCCCCGACCTTCCCGACCTGATTGCTCTCATCTGGCAGCCGATCGTCGCGATGCTTGCGTTACCGGCGGTCTTCTTCGGAGCGGCATACACCCGTTTCATACGGATGGACATCCGGTGACGGCCGGGCGGTCAGCCCGCCCGGAATGCACTCACCCCGCCTGCCGCCGGCATCCGGGGCGAGTGACGGAGTATCTGCAGAACGGGCCATATTCCCTGTTCGGAGCCTTCGAGTGCCCGGACGTGTCGATGATTGGCACAGAAAAGGTATAA
- a CDS encoding MBL fold metallo-hydrolase produces the protein MQITLLGTGDAIGTPKIGCDCENCRAMVAAGRSRLRTSFLVEIEGKHILIESSPDLRQQLLRASSPHIDAVLWSHGHYDHFIGFGEFYRVQKVPPAYAAPPVMDYCSGYLHFLPFEKHPVPVYEPFDLFGVTFTFFEVNHPPVYTCGLLLEHDDVAVAYTADTREDIPEASRDLLQKADIDLLFVDAIAPEGYNITKHMNYVEAVRFARGVGARDYRCVHMSHLVPPGMPHAGYDMETFCWE, from the coding sequence ATGCAGATCACGCTGCTCGGGACCGGGGACGCCATCGGGACGCCGAAGATTGGATGCGACTGCGAGAACTGCCGGGCGATGGTCGCGGCGGGGCGGTCACGGCTCCGGACGTCCTTCCTCGTCGAGATTGAGGGCAAGCACATCCTCATCGAGTCGTCCCCGGACCTCCGGCAGCAGCTCCTCCGGGCCTCTTCCCCCCATATCGACGCCGTCCTCTGGTCGCACGGCCATTACGACCATTTCATCGGGTTCGGCGAGTTCTACCGGGTGCAGAAGGTGCCCCCGGCCTACGCGGCGCCGCCGGTGATGGACTACTGCTCGGGCTACCTCCACTTCCTGCCGTTCGAGAAGCACCCGGTTCCGGTCTACGAGCCGTTCGACCTCTTCGGCGTGACGTTCACGTTCTTTGAGGTGAACCACCCGCCGGTCTACACCTGCGGGCTCCTCCTCGAGCACGACGACGTGGCGGTCGCCTACACCGCAGACACGCGGGAGGATATCCCGGAAGCGAGCAGGGATCTCCTCCAAAAGGCCGACATCGATCTCCTCTTCGTCGACGCCATCGCTCCCGAGGGCTATAATATCACCAAGCACATGAACTACGTCGAGGCCGTCCGGTTCGCCCGCGGCGTCGGGGCGAGGGACTACCGGTGCGTCCACATGAGCCACCTGGTTCCGCCGGGGATGCCCCACGCCGGGTACGATATGGAGACGTTCTGCTGGGAGTAG
- a CDS encoding ATP-binding protein, giving the protein MTGDTGTRDVLAIMELLLTAEIFNRNEELNINDLHPRCREFFGAGSGGSPEVKRPLIVSEGAIKKVLDTPDAVYQAVRANPFVSYEEFGQRLSLPSLDTAAGWFLKKGGEERVGENPVLAYFFDGKDGVTVRYRDVRAKNRRFEDTREYVEAKVSRIIGESEEMREARDLIIISAPNEVEFTVEKLVCTPRQEETIKKIGVALEHRDFLKRHGIYEFGRLLFVGPPGTGKTSLALAMSRALHMPVLEVRLAMVTSQYLGETSKNIDRIFDLAKKIAPCILFIDEFDFVAKTRVSDDHGAMKRAVNMLLKNIDQISFVKNGVLLIGATNHPRILDEAAWRRFDEVVEFPLPDREMRQAILEKVAATIECDCDFADLAARTEGFSGSDLRMMMKEAVMSALMEDRHRVGPVDIEQGLLRAEERNVIRTGR; this is encoded by the coding sequence ATGACCGGCGACACTGGTACACGTGATGTCCTCGCCATCATGGAACTCCTGCTCACCGCGGAGATATTCAACCGGAACGAGGAACTCAATATCAATGACCTTCACCCGCGGTGCCGGGAGTTCTTCGGTGCCGGGAGCGGCGGGAGCCCCGAGGTGAAGCGTCCCCTGATCGTGAGCGAGGGCGCGATCAAGAAGGTGCTCGATACCCCGGATGCCGTCTACCAGGCGGTTCGCGCAAATCCGTTCGTCAGTTACGAAGAGTTCGGGCAGCGGCTGAGCCTGCCTTCGCTCGACACGGCGGCGGGATGGTTCCTCAAGAAGGGAGGGGAGGAACGGGTCGGTGAGAACCCTGTTCTCGCGTACTTCTTCGACGGGAAAGACGGCGTCACAGTCCGGTACCGCGACGTCCGGGCGAAAAATCGCCGGTTCGAGGATACCCGGGAGTACGTGGAGGCAAAGGTCTCCCGGATCATCGGGGAGAGCGAGGAGATGCGGGAGGCCCGTGACCTCATCATCATCAGCGCACCGAACGAGGTCGAGTTTACCGTCGAGAAACTGGTCTGCACGCCCCGGCAGGAGGAGACCATCAAGAAGATCGGCGTCGCCCTCGAGCACCGCGACTTCTTAAAGCGGCACGGCATCTACGAGTTCGGCCGGCTCCTCTTCGTCGGCCCGCCCGGAACCGGGAAGACCTCGCTTGCGCTCGCGATGTCGCGGGCACTCCACATGCCGGTGCTCGAGGTCCGTCTCGCGATGGTCACCTCCCAGTACCTGGGCGAGACCTCGAAGAACATCGACCGGATCTTCGACCTCGCGAAGAAAATCGCCCCCTGCATCCTCTTCATCGACGAGTTCGACTTCGTCGCGAAGACCCGGGTCAGCGACGACCACGGTGCGATGAAGCGCGCGGTGAACATGCTCTTAAAAAACATCGACCAGATCAGTTTCGTCAAAAACGGCGTCCTCCTCATCGGGGCGACGAATCACCCCAGGATCCTCGACGAGGCGGCCTGGCGGCGGTTCGATGAGGTGGTGGAGTTCCCGCTCCCCGACCGCGAGATGCGGCAGGCGATCCTCGAGAAGGTCGCCGCCACGATCGAGTGCGACTGCGACTTCGCGGACCTTGCCGCCCGGACGGAAGGGTTCTCGGGCTCCGATCTGCGGATGATGATGAAAGAGGCGGTGATGTCGGCGCTGATGGAAGACCGGCACCGGGTCGGCCCGGTGGATATCGAGCAGGGTCTCCTTCGGGCGGAGGAGAGGAACGTCATCCGGACAGGGCGCTGA
- the map gene encoding type II methionyl aminopeptidase, giving the protein MNMDDEVYNAYREAGALARKVLRRGAGLVKEGAPLLDMVEETENMVTEEGALLAFPLNVSFNEAAAHDTAMPGDERVFTRGDLVKVDLGIHVDGYIADTAMTVDLGDHGALVEASRAALEAAIGAVRPGVVTGELGTIIQAAIEEHGYRPVANLTGHGLDRYDLHGKPMIPNVAMNGGTVLEEGMAFAIEPFATTGSGKVTEAARVEIYKQIAARPARLPSAKRILETARPRRGLPFSRRWVPGDKVEIGLATLVRNGILHPFPMLHDVPGSFVSQAEHTMIVTEEGCEVTTR; this is encoded by the coding sequence ATGAACATGGATGATGAAGTTTACAACGCCTACCGGGAAGCAGGAGCGCTGGCAAGGAAGGTGCTCCGCCGGGGTGCGGGGCTCGTGAAGGAGGGGGCGCCCCTCCTCGACATGGTCGAAGAGACGGAGAACATGGTGACGGAGGAGGGGGCGCTTCTTGCCTTCCCCCTGAACGTCTCCTTCAACGAGGCCGCGGCGCACGATACCGCCATGCCCGGCGACGAGCGGGTATTTACCCGGGGCGACCTCGTCAAGGTCGATCTCGGGATACACGTCGACGGCTACATCGCCGACACCGCCATGACCGTCGACCTCGGCGACCACGGGGCGCTCGTCGAGGCGTCCCGTGCGGCCCTCGAAGCGGCGATCGGGGCCGTCCGGCCGGGTGTCGTCACCGGGGAGCTCGGGACGATCATCCAGGCGGCGATCGAGGAGCACGGCTACAGACCGGTTGCAAACCTCACCGGGCACGGCCTCGATCGCTACGACCTCCACGGAAAGCCCATGATCCCGAACGTCGCGATGAACGGCGGCACCGTCCTCGAGGAGGGGATGGCCTTTGCAATCGAGCCCTTCGCGACAACGGGGTCGGGGAAGGTCACCGAGGCGGCGCGCGTGGAGATCTACAAACAGATCGCAGCCCGGCCCGCACGTCTCCCGTCGGCAAAGCGGATCCTCGAGACCGCACGGCCGCGCAGGGGGCTCCCGTTCTCCCGCCGCTGGGTTCCGGGAGACAAAGTCGAGATCGGCCTCGCCACTCTGGTGCGGAACGGGATCCTTCATCCCTTCCCGATGCTGCACGACGTCCCGGGCTCGTTTGTCTCGCAGGCGGAGCACACCATGATCGTCACCGAAGAGGGGTGCGAGGTCACCACCCGGTGA
- a CDS encoding M24 family metallopeptidase: protein MNGLDSAIRDAGAAAYAAYGSSIDANVRYLTRFRTTDPVVYVGKPGERGMIVVPQMEHERAVRESTAAVATRADAGYLEYIKAGEPRWRATAHMIADLAGGPVLVPANFPLALARELESFQPVVLDEQGSVEAMRAIKTPEEVEWIRSVQRATEAAMEHGMALIRSSVPKGGILHRDGAPLTSEAVRAGMHAYLLAHGYRGVDTIVSCGPDTALPHNAGTGLLRENEPIVIDIYPQDELTGYHADMTRTVVKGEPSPAIREMYEAVRDAKANAASMLRAGAVGADLYRATVEFFRDRGYESNTQGFTHSLGHGVGLEVHEEPSLGPQGGVLCAGNVVTIEPGLYYPGTGGVRLEDMGAVTETGFDRFTQYKEELTL, encoded by the coding sequence ATGAATGGACTGGATTCGGCTATCCGCGATGCGGGTGCGGCGGCATACGCGGCCTACGGCTCGTCTATAGATGCCAACGTGCGCTACCTGACCCGGTTCCGCACCACCGATCCCGTGGTCTACGTGGGAAAGCCGGGCGAGCGCGGGATGATCGTCGTTCCGCAGATGGAGCACGAGCGTGCCGTCCGCGAATCGACGGCGGCGGTCGCCACCCGTGCCGATGCCGGGTACCTCGAGTACATCAAGGCGGGAGAGCCGCGCTGGCGTGCGACCGCCCACATGATCGCCGACCTCGCCGGCGGCCCCGTCCTCGTCCCCGCGAACTTCCCGCTTGCCCTCGCGAGAGAACTCGAATCGTTCCAGCCGGTCGTGCTCGACGAGCAGGGGTCTGTCGAGGCGATGCGGGCGATCAAGACGCCGGAAGAGGTCGAGTGGATACGCTCGGTCCAGCGGGCCACCGAGGCCGCGATGGAGCACGGGATGGCGCTCATCCGGTCGTCGGTCCCGAAAGGGGGCATCCTCCACCGGGACGGCGCCCCCCTCACCTCTGAAGCCGTCCGCGCCGGGATGCATGCCTACCTTCTCGCCCACGGATACCGCGGGGTCGACACCATCGTCTCCTGCGGTCCCGACACTGCTCTCCCGCACAACGCAGGCACCGGACTGCTCCGGGAGAACGAACCCATCGTCATCGACATCTACCCGCAGGACGAATTGACCGGCTACCACGCCGACATGACCCGGACGGTCGTGAAAGGCGAGCCCTCTCCTGCAATCCGGGAGATGTACGAGGCTGTGCGGGATGCAAAAGCCAACGCAGCATCGATGCTCCGTGCCGGTGCCGTCGGCGCCGACCTCTACCGCGCGACGGTGGAGTTCTTCCGCGACCGCGGCTACGAGAGCAACACGCAGGGGTTCACCCACAGCCTCGGCCACGGCGTCGGGCTCGAGGTGCACGAAGAGCCGTCGCTCGGTCCGCAGGGTGGGGTGCTCTGTGCCGGCAACGTCGTCACGATCGAACCGGGGCTCTACTACCCCGGCACCGGCGGCGTCCGCCTGGAAGATATGGGCGCGGTGACAGAGACCGGGTTTGACCGGTTCACCCAATACAAAGAGGAGCTCACGCTATGA
- the dacB gene encoding D-alanyl-D-alanine carboxypeptidase/D-alanyl-D-alanine endopeptidase, producing the protein MDAQIPGTPPAGRRLLTVTGAVLIVLAALCAAGCTATSPAETVIASEAANATEFKERIDAVISQERYDYATWGMMARDTSTGEVLLSMNGDRLFTPGSTTKVFTVSTALDVLGPDYRFRTPVYRVGDDLVLVASGDLAMGGRAGPNGTLAFTNEDHGDARAFGDCLLVDADPLAGLENLAEQVAAAGITAVDDVIVDDRLFCETQMMSEGLVTPIVVNDNLIDVTIVPGREGEPATADWRPRSSAYTIESRVVTGAPGSDPAVAIPAYTGQALIEVTGTVPADAGPVNLTSNVEIPAAFARSLFIDALENAGVAVVAPAAGENPSGRLPDEYGSVGRVAELVSLPFSEYAKVTLKVSQNLYANCLLGIIAAHEGYDTVEAGLFVEGAFLEEIGVNPDTLLLADGEGSIVNRISPLAATDLAAYMAGTDLYAPLSDALPVLGVDGTLAANAKPGDPGYGAIRAKTGTSAGGDQQGGIFLYTRGLLGYMTTAKGTPVTFAIYVNNIAGLASMDDLQGVTDDVNDVAVLIYEYL; encoded by the coding sequence ATGGATGCGCAAATTCCCGGAACGCCGCCGGCAGGTCGCCGGCTGCTCACCGTCACGGGCGCAGTATTGATCGTTCTTGCCGCGCTCTGCGCTGCGGGCTGCACCGCCACATCCCCGGCCGAGACCGTTATAGCGTCCGAAGCCGCGAACGCAACCGAATTTAAAGAACGGATCGACGCCGTCATCTCGCAGGAGCGGTATGATTACGCCACGTGGGGCATGATGGCGCGGGACACCTCCACCGGCGAGGTGCTGCTCTCGATGAACGGCGACCGTCTCTTCACGCCGGGTTCGACGACGAAGGTCTTCACCGTCTCGACCGCTCTCGACGTTCTCGGCCCCGACTACCGGTTCAGGACGCCGGTGTACCGGGTCGGCGACGATCTGGTGCTGGTGGCCTCGGGCGACCTTGCGATGGGCGGTCGGGCCGGGCCGAACGGCACCCTTGCGTTCACGAACGAGGATCACGGCGATGCCCGGGCATTCGGGGACTGCCTGCTCGTCGACGCCGACCCGCTCGCCGGGCTCGAGAACCTGGCCGAACAGGTTGCTGCGGCCGGGATCACGGCGGTAGACGACGTAATCGTCGACGACCGGCTCTTTTGCGAGACGCAGATGATGTCTGAAGGGCTGGTGACGCCGATCGTCGTCAACGACAACCTGATCGACGTGACGATCGTTCCCGGGCGCGAGGGAGAGCCGGCGACGGCCGACTGGCGGCCGCGATCGTCCGCATACACGATCGAGAGCCGCGTCGTGACCGGGGCGCCGGGTTCTGACCCGGCGGTGGCGATCCCCGCCTACACCGGGCAGGCGTTGATCGAGGTGACCGGGACGGTGCCGGCGGACGCAGGACCGGTCAACCTGACCTCGAACGTGGAGATCCCGGCGGCGTTCGCGAGAAGCCTCTTCATCGACGCGCTTGAGAACGCCGGGGTGGCGGTCGTGGCACCGGCGGCCGGGGAGAACCCGTCGGGCCGCCTTCCCGACGAGTACGGGTCGGTCGGGAGAGTCGCCGAACTCGTCTCTTTGCCGTTCTCCGAGTACGCGAAGGTGACCCTGAAGGTGAGCCAGAACCTCTACGCAAACTGCCTGCTCGGGATCATCGCCGCCCACGAGGGCTACGATACGGTCGAGGCCGGGCTCTTTGTCGAAGGGGCGTTTCTCGAAGAGATCGGGGTGAACCCCGACACCCTGCTGCTTGCCGACGGCGAGGGGAGCATCGTGAACCGGATCAGCCCCCTCGCGGCGACCGATCTCGCGGCCTACATGGCGGGGACGGACCTGTATGCCCCGCTCTCCGACGCCCTGCCGGTCCTCGGCGTGGACGGGACGCTTGCAGCCAATGCCAAGCCGGGAGACCCGGGTTACGGTGCGATCCGTGCCAAGACCGGAACCTCGGCGGGCGGCGACCAGCAGGGCGGGATCTTCCTCTATACCCGCGGCCTGCTCGGCTACATGACGACGGCGAAGGGAACGCCGGTCACGTTTGCGATCTACGTCAACAACATCGCCGGCCTTGCGTCGATGGACGACCTGCAGGGCGTGACGGACGATGTAAACGACGTCGCGGTTCTGATATACGAGTATCTCTGA